CCTATGGCGTAGCCGGCCATACCGCCCAGAACCGAACCGACTGTGCACAGGCAGGAGAAGAAAAGGGCTTTTTCAGGGCGTGCCATTCCCATCGTTATCAGCAGAACATCGGGTGGGATTGGGAAAAAGGACGATTCGGCAAAGGCCACCAGGAACAAAACATATTCCGCATAAGGAGTGGCCGACCAGGAGATTACCCACTGCCAGATTTCATGGATGAACGGGATCATTACAGCCCTCGCCTTACATAAGCAGAAGTCCCGCAAAACCCAGAGCCCAGCAGTACCAGGCAAAATGGTGAAGATTTCCCTTTTTTACCAGCATGAGCAGTAATAGAAGCGCCCCATAACCGCTCAGGAATGCAACCGAGGATCCCAGCAGTAGCGGAGTTGCCGATGCGGTAACATCACTCGCACCTAAAACCTGAAGGACAAAAGCGCCCGTGGCGGCGGGTATGAGAAGCAAAAAAGAAAACTTTCCGGCGTCTTCCCGATTACATCCGGAAAGCAGAGCCACGGCAATGGTAGCACCCGACCGCGAAATACCCGGTGCAAGTGCACAGGCCTGAGCAATCCCGACGATCAAAGCCTTCTGCCAGGTCACCGAGGGAATTTCTTTTGAAGTGTCATGGGAGCGTACCGTTCCACGGGCCCCGGCGTATCTTGTAAGCCACAACAGTGTGCCCGTTATAATAAGGCTTAAACAAACAAGCTTGGGACTGGAAAAAAGCTCTTCAATCT
This is a stretch of genomic DNA from Thermodesulforhabdus norvegica. It encodes these proteins:
- a CDS encoding undecaprenyl-diphosphate phosphatase; the protein is MDAVTSVALGLIQGLTEFLPISSSGHLVLGQHLFGIKEPDLLFDAALHVATLFAVVIVFRHEVVKVLKEFLNALSRTLRTPSDCRLLFGTAAWKIFLGTLPAVFTGLTFQTEIEELFSSPKLVCLSLIITGTLLWLTRYAGARGTVRSHDTSKEIPSVTWQKALIVGIAQACALAPGISRSGATIAVALLSGCNREDAGKFSFLLLIPAATGAFVLQVLGASDVTASATPLLLGSSVAFLSGYGALLLLLMLVKKGNLHHFAWYCWALGFAGLLLM